The Lolium rigidum isolate FL_2022 chromosome 1, APGP_CSIRO_Lrig_0.1, whole genome shotgun sequence region gcgtatgggacttagccgttttggcgaggctctatatgtggcgccgacgccacgaGCGCCACACGtcacagtgtggcgccgatgccaccggCGCCACATATAGAgcgtcgccaaaacggctaaggaccaagcgtccggagcccctggaagtTTTCAACATATAATCAACatatgtggcgccgacgccatgggcgccacacagtgtagtgtggcgccagtggcatgggcgccacacattgacttgtgttaaaaacatgaaaattctTGCCTTATGTAAACAATTTTCAACACAACAATAGCAATTTCAATAGCAATTTCATACACATAGAACATACACATAGCACACATCATAGatcacatcgtagcacatagattcaaacaacacgtagcaataGAGACATGGTTCAAAATgacatagagttcacaacactaGCAAATGCATCTATCCTCCGCGACGTcccctcctcacgggctgcttccggacggccaaccttttcgtccgctgccgtggctgttgttgctgctgctcctcctgctcctgctcctgctgctcctcctcctactcctctgaagataacgactcatcgttcctcatcctcctcaaagatgatctccgcggcggctcctcatcctcctcaatcacaaccttctttcctcggttgacataatcgtcCGGAGTGTATCGagctggagccttgccccttggcttcagccGAGTACGCGGACCGTGTGGCTTGCTTCTTGTGTTGACTCACAATGCCTTGACTCAGGATGGTgtcgtcgtcaggaatcttcagaaacatgaacacatgagattacaagaaGTTGAAACTAGTAAGCACATGTTTGAGTGGTAACAAAATAGTCCAAACCTGCGcttcttcagaagaggatgtagcCGCAATTTCAGAATTTACAACATGCTAGCAGAATTTATGAACtcggattgcaaaagagtgacGGTTtcaatcggttacctgctcagcggtaagagtgtccaactcctcaaTGTAGTGCATGTACATCatctttggatcgctcgtcatctctgagacattgtcccaaagaaaTTCCCAAGTCGGCTCCCGATCAGGGTTGTTCCGGTAATGAGGCCATGGTCTCTCTGTGAGTACCCTGGGctgcccaactgataggcggtcccagctccatacggaaagtaggagcacgcatccaccaataccgccgctcccagtcctgcgacaagcttcgtccaactgcgaaaataagacatttggttagaggtagaggtaggcaacctactatagaagaatagtacatacaacaaatcatcacctgtcggtagaggtaggcaagtgccgctgttccccaactccaccggcgctccaacaccgtaagcgccttcagccaacacaaaTGGGCCAACTTTCCACCACTGTcagcaaagagagtcctcgaTATCATGTACCACAAGTACACTCGGGTGTATTCTTGatagtgtcctcgttggccccttcCGGCGGAGGTTGTCCAAAGTTAAGCCTAATCCAAGCGAAAGGTGCGCCGGCGGGAGCTCTCTCCTTTTGagttgctggcggcggaggagccatgccaataaggtcctccatctgtctgcgccacccatcagaagctgtgttcatacatagtggctcgccctgaataggaagtccaagTATCATTGAGACATCCTGTggagtaggggtcatctcgccggccctcaagtggaaggtgtgcgtctccggcctccaccggtcgacaagggcggtgagtgccgcggcgttcatgttcggcccccccggcttacaagcgtgatgaacgggagaagaccggtgggctggatgaactccgtgtacctctcgtcatatgccatatccactgtgccatggtaacgaatcttcaaaggttgAAGATCCGttctcctctccgtcatatgaaaagcccggtgatccctgtcatactcttgatctagaagccacaccatcctacatgtttacacaaatgcaccatattatgagccattcctaacaaatatgagcaacacatacatgagaatatatccaaatacgGCATGACACATAcatcacatacatacatatacatacatatctagggataaaaaaccatattatgagccattcctaacacatatactacaatgtagattccaccaacatatccaaatccacgaacataaatttccatgtctagggttcatatctaaatctaccaaatccaccaacactagtggatgaatcggagggaatcgaaggagaataccttgaggaatattatgagccattccactaacaaatatgagttattccatcgcaagtactaggcatatgtaacaaattAGAATGCATTTCCTAAGAAAAAATTAGTCATTTCaatatacatagccatttcaacacatacatacatacatacatacatacatgtaaaatttcacatCTATGGctccaacaaatctatggttcaaacacatgcatacgatgaggctatcaatttcaacacatacacatcaatatagattccaacaaccaacatttccaatctaggttccatgtctaaatcgaattaaatcggagcaaatcttggatgaatcgtagggcaacgaaggggaataccttgaggattgtatggggatggatttggccggccagatctgtccaatccgtggaggatttggtggggggacggaggagaggcggccggcggcggcggttccggGCGagcagagaaaagagaagaggggagaaagaagaggctcgggctggggcgggcgcgggcgccacacataagtggatgtgtggcgcccttccgagcggcgccacagtttcaccgtgtggcgccgatgggagcggcgtcacacatcctgccacgtcggatcgtcgCACCAGCGCAgcatcgagggcgccacgtcggctaggACAGTGGCACCGCAGGCACGGGCACCACACtgctatgtgtggcgcccatgagaggaGCGCCACACAGTGTAAATCGCCCGTTTCCGTCGCCCTGTTGTAGAGATGCATTGCATCGAAGTACTGAAATGTCAACGCATCCGTCTTTGGATCTCGCGAGGCCTCACCTCACGTGTACTTTCAGTAAAGTTTCACGACGAGAAACCAAGTTTAAGCAAACCCCACTCTCTAGTCTCCCTAATAAATCCCCCTCCTCAAACCCCATTCCCCCACCTCCGGCGGCCGCACCTCCCAACTCCGGCGACATGGGCACCGTCACTCCCGCCGGTAAGCACCGAATTCCTCGGACTCACCGCAGTTCCCCCTCTCCCTTCGTCTAAACCTTCTCTCCGCTCCGCCCTCCGTCTAAACCTTCTCCCCGCAGATCCGCACCCCGCCTTCCTCGCCGACAAGGGCGGCAAGGTCTTCCTCGCGGGCCACCGGGGCCTGGTGGGCTCGGCCATCCACCGCCGCCTGCTCTCCCTCGGCTTCACCGACGTGGTCGTCCGCACCCACGCCGAGCTCGACCTCACCCGCCAGGCCGCCGTCGAGGCCTTCTTCGCCGCCGAGCTGCCCCGCTACGTGGTGCTCGCCGCCGCCAAGGTCGGCGGCATCCACGCCAACTCCACCTTCCCCGCCGACTTCATCGCCGCCAACCTCCAGATCCAGACCAACGTCGTCGACGCCGCCCTCCGCTGCGGCTCCGTCCGCAAGCTCCTCTTCCTCGGCTCCTCCTGCATCTACCCCAAGTTCGCGCCGCAGCCCATCCCCGAGGACTCCCTCCTCTCCGGCCCGCTCGAGCCCACCAACGAGTGGTACGCCGTCGCCAAGATCGCCGGCATCAAGATGTGCCAGGCCTACCGCATCCAGCACGGCCTCGACGCCGTCTCCGCCATGCCCACCAACCTCTACGGCCCGCAGGACAACTTCCACCCGGAGAACTCCCACGTGCTCCCCGCATTGATCCGCAGGTTCCACGAGGCCAAGGCCACCAATGCCGCCGAGGTCGTCGTCTGGGGCTCTGGCTCGCCGCTGCGTGAGTTCTTGCATGTCGATGACCTCGCCGATGCCGTGATCTTCCTCATGGATCAGTACTCTGGGCTGGAGCATGTCAATGTGGGGAGTGGAAGCGAGGTCACCATTAAGGAGCTTGCTGAGCTGGTCAAGGAGGTGGTCGGCTTCCAGGGGAAGCTCATTTGGGATTCAAGCAAGCCCGACGGCACGCCAAGGAAGCTCATGGATAGCTCCAAGATACAGGCAATGGGGTGGATGCCCAAGGTTCCTCTCAAGGAGGGGCTTGTCGAGACGTACAAGTGGTATGTGGACAATGTCATCGCCCAGAAGAACAAGTAACACACACGCTGTTATCAATCACTTTTCATCGTTGCTTTTAACAAACACCTTGTATCATGATATGATCACTAGTGTTTCTCTTCTTGTTGGTTACCGGATCACACAATTACCAGGTACAAGATCACAAAAAGAGAAGAGCTTATTTTGTGTTGGTTGAATAATGTATGGGTCCCTCAAATTAGTGTACCATAATTCATGTTGAGCATAATTTATTGTTTACAGAGAATGTAACACTTCATACATTGTATAATATCTAGCCTATACACAATCCCTTGCCCGTTCAGCATGATATCTTTTTTATTTTGCAAGCTTGATTGCTTATGCCCTTTAAATCTGCAATTGGACTAAACACAATCACTTGGCATAATTGTTTTTTTTCTTTATGCGAAGCATCATGGGTCCTCAAGAGTATGCTTACTTGACTGTCGATGCAATTCAGATTTTTAAAGTTCGGAATGTTCCGTGCAGAGTGAACTAATTTCTAACAGGTCATAGTGTAAGAATCAGCGCAGAGATAAATTAATATCTAGTGACCTTGACCTACGGGACTTGAAAAAAAACTTTGTTCTTGCAAGGCAAAAGTGGCAAGGTTAAATTTTCTACCAAGTCTAGAAATGAAGTTCTATTTCAGGGCTTGTAGACTTGTTACTAATGCTATGCGATAGGTCAATTATTCGGTGCAAGAATCAAATGATGTATTGCAGAAAATCACCGGCGACTGGATAGGCACAAGAGATGGACAGCTCCTGAGGGCGATAGACTCAAAATCAATGTGGTTGGGGCCTTTAATCCATATAACTAGACATGGTGGATGGGGCTTCATGGTTCTGGGGCAGGTCTGTGCACCCAAAGAAACGATGTTTATGTGTTGGTTGAGTTATATATATATTGGTCGAATTAGTGTACCATTAGATTCTTATTAATTGACGTTGGGCATGTTTTGTTGTTTACAGAGAAAGAAACACATTATGCATTGGATGGTAATTGGTCTTCACACAATCCATTGTCAGTTTAGCATGATGGGACCTGAAGAGTCTGCCTGCTTGTTTGACAGCTGATGCACTTCGTTGTGGAAAAGGACCTACGCAACTTGAGAAACTTTAACCCTGCTCTCAGACGGCAAAAATACAAGGTAGTTTTTTTGCCCAACCTGTATCAGGTAGTTTGTCTGCAAATGAATTTCTTTTTTCCCTCAGGGCTTGTATATTAGAATTGTCAGGTATATGCAACAGGAAAGACTTGATGTCAAAAGATAAACCTCTTTCAGTTAGACTTGGCTTCTCAAAAGAGCTCTCGAGATCTATAAACATGGTGGGTGCTTTATATTGAATTTTGACTTACTGAAATAAGATAACAGGTCGAATGGTGTTTTTATCTGATGTGTACCTCAGTGAAGGATAAACCGGAATCTCATTCATTTCTTCAGTACTGTTTAAGGCTTCAGGATGCTGCAGTTAGTAGGGCAATTCTGCTTTGCGGTCAGGTAGAGACGTGTTGCGGCTGGTAGTTCAGACTTCAGAGGACAGGATAGGGCAAAACGTACTTGTAGATGAGAGTTCTAGCTTTGAACTCTACGGCCCGCAGGACAACTTCCACCCGGAGAACTCCCACGTGCTGCCCGCATTGATCCGCAGGTTCCACGAGGCCAAGGCCACCAATGCTGCCGAGGTCGTCGTCTGGGGCTCTGGCTCGCTGCTGCGTGAGTTCTTGCACGTCGATGACCTCGCTGATGCGGTCATCTTCCTGATGGATCAGTACTCTGGGCTGGAGCATCTCAATGTGGGTAGTGGAAGCGAGGTCACCATTAAGGAGCTTGCTGAGCTGGTCAAGGAGGTGGTCGGCTTCCAGGGGAAGCTCATTTGGGATTCAAGCAAGCCcgacggcacaccaaggaagctcATGGATAGCTCCAAGATACAGGCAATGGGGTGGATGCCCAAGGTTCCTCTCAAGGAGGGGCTTGTCGAGATGTACAAGTGGTATGTGGACAATGTCATCGCCCAGAAGAACAAGTAACACACGCGCTGTTATCAATCACTTTTCATCGTATCATGATATGATCAGTAGTGTTTCTGTTCTTGTTGGTTACCGGATCACACAATTATCAGGTACAAGATCACAAAAAGAGAAGAGCTTATTTTGTGTTGGTTGAATAATGTATGGGTCAAAATTAGTGTACCATAAGAATCTTAATTCATGTTGAGCATGATTTTTTGTTTACAGAGAATGTAACACTTGATACATTGTATAATATCTAGCCTATACACAATCCCTTGCCCGTTCAGCATGATACCTTTTTTTTTGCAAGTTTGATTGTTTATGACCTTTAAATCAGCAACTGGACTAAACACAATCACTTGGCataattgttatttttctttATGCGAAGCATCATGGGTCCTGAAGAGTATGCTTACTTATATTGATTTTTAAAGTTCCGAATGTGGATGCAATTAAGATTTTTAAAGTTCCGAATGTTCATACAGAGGGAACTAATTTATAGTGATTATAATGTCATTATcagagaagaaaaagtgtgatttGTGAAAATATTAAATAGAGTGTAACACTTATTATGAGATGGATGGTAACTGGCCTACTCACAATCCCTTGGTGGCTCTGCATAATCGTTTTTCTTTGTGGGAATCATGAATTCATAATGCGTCAGAAGAGTCTGGTTACTTAACTGACTTGACACAGTTCAGATTTTTAACAAGTCAtagtgtaagaatcagtgcatagATAAATTAATATCTAGTGACCTTGACCTACGGGGCTTGAAAAAAAACTTTGTTCTTGCAAGGCAAAAGTGGCAAGGTTAAATTTTCTACCAAGTCTAGAAATGAAGTTCTTTTTCAGGGCTTGTAGACTTGTTACTAATGCTATGCGATAGGTCAATTATTGGTTGCAAGAATCAAATGATGTATTGCAGAAAATCGCCAGCGACTGGATAGGCACAAGAGATGGACAGCTCCTGAGGGCGATAGACTCAAAATCAATGTGGATGGGGCTTCATGGTTCTGGGACAGGTCAGAGGGCACCAAAAGAGAAGAGGTTGTTATGTGTTACTAATACAATTAGTAAAATAATTTACCAGGAATGTGCGCACCCAAAGAAATGATGTTGTTATGTGTTGGTTgagtaatatatatatatatatatatatatatatatatatatatatatatatatatatatatatatatatatatatatatatatatatatatatatatatatatatatatatatatatatatatatatatatatatatatatatatatatatatatatatatatatatatatatattggtcAAATTAGTGTACCATTAGATTCTTATTAATTGATGTTGGGCATGTTTTGTTGTTTACAGAGAAAGAAACGCATTGTGCATTGGATGGTAATTGGTCTTCACACAATCCATTGTCAGTTTAGCATGATGGGACCTGAAGAGCCTGCCTACTTGTTTGACAGCTGATGCATTTCGGTGTGGAAAAGGACCTACGCAACTTGAGAAACTTGAACCCTGCTCTCAGACGGCAAAAATACAAGGTAGTTTTTTTGCCCAACCTGTATCAGGTAGTTTGTCTGCAAATGAATTTCTTTTTTCCCTCAGGGGCTCAGGGCTTGTATATTAGAATTGTCAGGTATATGCAACAGGAAAGACTTGATGTCAAAAGATAAACCTCTTTCAGTTAGACTTGGCTTCTCAAAAGAGCTCTCAAGATCTATAAACATGGTGGGTGCTTTATAAGTTTATATTGAATTTTGACTTACTTCAATAAGTCGAATGGTGTTTTTATCTGATGTATACCTCAGTGAAGGATGCTGCAGTTAGTAGGGCAATTCTGCTTCGCGGTCAGGTAGAGACGTGTTGCGGCTGGTAGTTCGGACTTCATAGGACAGGATAGGGCAAAACGTACTTGCAGACTTCAGACTTCAGAGGACAGGATAGTTCAGACTTCAGAGGACAGGATAGTTCAGACTTCAGAGGACAGGATAGTTCAGAGTTCACCGGAGAGAGTTCTAGCTTTGAATCAATCAAAGGTGCGATAATCGGTTCGTGTCCAGCTCCTGCGAAGTTGGAGACGACGAGAATACGGCCTCTCCAGTGCTATCAATGTGTGCTGTGTGCTGCTTTTTCCGTGGCCTGTACCATATCAATATAGTTTGTTGTTAGGATACTAGCCTGCTTATCTACATgtcctttatttatttatttatttattttagatcaCATATCCTTCTTTCTGGAAAATAAAAATGACTCTCGATCCTGGGCACTTCATGTCTAATATACAAGCCACACACGCgcatacatatataaataaagTCGATCGAACTCTTATTCATTCATGACCTCAGACAACAGGGTCAAACGAAAATAACATGCATGCACCGCATCTTATATATTTAACTAATCCCCTTCTCAACGGGTGAATGGATACCACTGATTTTTGGAGCCAGGAGCGGGGCGGTAGTAGGGCTCGTCGAACCACCAGATCTTCCTCCACAGGATCCCCACCACCGACGACGCCGCTGATCCAGCTGGAGCATGTGCCGAACTCGACGAGGCAGCAGGCGCCGGCGCCTCCTCCCCCACGAAACCCAGCTCCCATTCTTTCAGTAGCTCCGACAATGGTGTCTCAGCCTGAGCTTCGGCCGGAGCAGCCCCCGGGGTTCCATCTACATAACCAGGAACGCCTGGTGCTGGCGCTTCTGCGTCGTGAAGGACCACGCGAGCTGCGTGCGCGGTTTGCCGGGACGGCGAGGTCGTGGTGGCGACGAGGAACGACAGCAGGAGGAGCGTCGTGGCGGTGCTAGTGGACGGCGCCATTGGATCGGTCGATGCTTGGGAGTTGGGAGTCGATCGGGGGCAGTTTGATCGaagtttgatcgatgagaacgatCGAGCTGCAGCGCACTGTGAATCACGCGGCGAAGGTTGTTGCTTTATAGTCCGAGTTTTATGGAGATGCAATTGTTAAGTAGCGTACGTGTTGCCGAGTTAAATTCGTAGTGGAACGGTTTAATCAAGAAAATGTTTACTCTCTCACCCGTTGATGGTAACCCCAGGTTTAGTCAAGAGTACTCCACATAGTGGTGAAACGTATAGAGCCACCAATTCATGTGGTGGGGCTTTAATTTGGCAGCCACTAGCTAGTTCATGGTGCTATGGTGGGGCTTTAATTTGGGCACGATGCAATCGTACGTTTCAACTTTCAGCGGGCGCGTTTGGTTACCTCGATCGGATTTCTGCACCACTGGCAATGAGACGGGAGCCCCATCTCATTTCGGGTGGGTCACACTGCAGGTTTGGGTTGTTGTTTGGCAGCTTGGGCTGAAGCTTTTGGTCCAGCAGAAACGTGAGGCTCAATTTGTTAGTGTCATACGAGCCCAGTTTTAGCCTCACCGCTTATCTacatggtgaccttacctctCACCTCCTCACCTATCACAAAGCTTCACGTCGCCGTTCACAAGCTTCGGCACATCGGCGATCACGAAGGCagacaccaccatggcaccgtcggGTCACGCCGGTCAAAACCATcaccacgtcacctaccactaagacgaagagcaccatgacaccgtcggtcacgccaCTCGCAAGCATGGACACGTTGCCGACCACGCagatgaagaccaccatggcaccgtcgttcacgccggtcacaagcatcgctgatatgttgcacacatatctataatttttgatgctccatgcttgttttacaccaatttctatatgttttgtttacacttcgtgacacttttatgcattttctgaaactaacctattgacaagatgccagagtgtcagttcctgttttctgctgtttttgtatttcagaaaagttgtacaggaaatattctcgaaattggacgaaacaaaagccaaacctcataTTTTTTTTCCTACACGAAGATGGAGTCTAGAGCAGATACGGCGGAGGGcaccgaggtggccacaccatgcctaggcgtgggcccacctctggccgcgcctagaggtggtgtgggcccctcgggcgcccaccgacctcgcgcttccgcctatatattgccttcgACACGAAAACCTTAAATACCAGAGTTATATTCCCCGAAGAGTTCcgcagctccgccgccatcgaagacaagtttcgggggtcagaagttcctgtttcggcaccctgccgggacgggaattgacccccggagccatctccatcgactccaccgcctccacttcgactccatcatgttttgtgagtagttcccccgtgGACTATGGGTTCTTGTCTATCACATAGttccttgtattgcttagcataagttgttggcgcACATAGGTGAACCTAGTTCATATAGGTTTTGGACGTCCTGCATTAAACACTATTTTTATTCCGCATATGTGAAactcatctcgtaaaagttttaaattgactattcaccccctctaggtgacatATGTGTCCTTTCAGTACTTTTTTGTATGGATGATTAAAATTATACTCATTACTACTTGAAAAGGACATAGGATGTCAAGGACTTATCTAACTTTGAATATATCTATATACTCTGGACAGAGTACAAGTTTTTAAGTGTTCAACACACATTGAAAAGTAAATCTCAACATCACGATAAGAGTAAACGGAAATCCCCCGTGGCCTAAGGCGTGCAAAAGGGAAAACATCATGGCTTAGGACATGCAAAGGTAAAAGAAAACTAAGTTGGATCGATGttgtaaactattcgagggtggaACACATGGGGGGAGCCATTAGTTTGCTCAAAGACCACCTTCCCAGCAGTGGCAGGTTGCATCCCGTCAACCACATTAACCAGCTCAACAAGGTCTCACTTATACTCCCTCCGCCCCAAATAAGGTGTCTTAATTAGTCAAATCTAAGACACCCTATTTGGGATGGACGGATTACCTTTTATGGGTATTTGTATGATGCAGACAAATACACACTAGTGGTTCAAAGCATTGCAACAGGATGAGGAAATTGCAGCTTTCACCATGTCCCACTTCATGTGTTGCACAAGAACCACCTCGTACGGACCTTACATTTTAATGCTTCAAATCATGAAAGTTTATAACCTTTGAGAATATTTAAAATGGTTTTCAtccaaatatgtttttttttttctgatgTGCACTACGATATATTAGAACAATTTTATATGAAGAATCAATGGTTACTCACAAAATTAAACTATGCAATTTTGCAAATCAAATACTAGTGAAAAACTAAACAAATCATTGAAAACTAATTGTTCCTCCAAAGTTTATGATTCTTTATCGATTCCTTATTGTATATAACATAGGTATGAACAATTTATGAATCAGTAAATCACACCCTATAAAGCAtctatgattttttttatttttgtaagtATGATTATTTTCCTATAATCTATTTAGCGGGTTACGAGTATTTTCTAATATGATTTTGTACACACACGCATGGGCGTGGGTGTGTTCTGGACCGTCGATTTATTCCTCTAAATTCCCGCTCGTCTTGGTAGATGAAAAGattcttttctctctcctccttttATCCGAATCCCAAAGTAAAATAAACGGTTAcaaaaacacccacacccatatgTGTAAGTACAAAAATATTTCCCAGCAAAGAACATTTTAAAGTGAAAAGTtgatgatacatatataattgagtCTATTACATTAATTTCATAATTTTTG contains the following coding sequences:
- the LOC124699606 gene encoding probable GDP-L-fucose synthase 1 isoform X2, giving the protein MGTVTPADPHPAFLADKGGKVFLAGHRGLVGSAIHRRLLSLGFTDVVVRTHAELDLTRQAAVEAFFAAELPRYVVLAAAKVGGIHANSTFPADFIAANLQIQTNVVDAALRCGSVRKLLFLGSSCIYPKFAPQPIPEDSLLSGPLEPTNEWYAVAKIAGIKMCQAYRIQHGLDAVSAMPTNLYGPQDNFHPENSHVLPALIRRFHEAKATNAAEVVVWGSGSLLREFLHVDDLADAVIFLMDQYSGLEHLNVGSGSEVTIKELAELVKEVVGFQGKLIWDSSKPDGTPRKLMDSSKIQAMGWMPKVPLKEGLVEMYKWYVDNVIAQKNK
- the LOC124699606 gene encoding probable GDP-L-fucose synthase 1 isoform X1 → MGTVTPADPHPAFLADKGGKVFLAGHRGLVGSAIHRRLLSLGFTDVVVRTHAELDLTRQAAVEAFFAAELPRYVVLAAAKVGGIHANSTFPADFIAANLQIQTNVVDAALRCGSVRKLLFLGSSCIYPKFAPQPIPEDSLLSGPLEPTNEWYAVAKIAGIKMCQAYRIQHGLDAVSAMPTNLYGPQDNFHPENSHVLPALIRRFHEAKATNAAEVVVWGSGSPLREFLHVDDLADAVIFLMDQYSGLEHVNVGSGSEVTIKELAELVKEVVGFQGKLIWDSSKPDGTPRKLMDSSKIQAMGWMPKVPLKEGLVETYKWYVDNVIAQKNK